From Microcystis aeruginosa NIES-2549, a single genomic window includes:
- a CDS encoding SDR family oxidoreductase: MSEKVVLIVGATGGIGATLARKLAVNGHKLVLVARNADNLSNLAGELPCPSLIVPTDITNPTQVETLMAKIVSHYGRLDVLVNAAGAGVMKQYNKITPEDLDKMLDLNLKGSFYTCQAAANVMKENKAGHICNVVGILGKHSMAMAAAYCASKYGVVGFSKCLADELKRYGIKMTLFYFGGVDTPFWDQVSLKVDRTKMLTAQTAADAIYFAMNAEPQAVPMEINIQPDSHLFF, translated from the coding sequence ATGAGCGAAAAAGTTGTTCTGATTGTCGGTGCTACGGGGGGGATCGGTGCCACTTTAGCGCGTAAACTAGCTGTTAATGGTCATAAACTCGTATTAGTGGCCAGAAATGCCGATAATTTATCTAATTTAGCTGGTGAGTTGCCTTGTCCCTCGTTAATTGTGCCGACGGATATCACTAATCCGACTCAGGTGGAAACTTTGATGGCCAAAATTGTCTCTCATTACGGCCGGTTGGATGTGTTGGTTAATGCGGCCGGAGCCGGTGTGATGAAACAATATAATAAAATCACGCCGGAAGATTTAGATAAAATGCTCGACCTCAATCTAAAGGGGAGTTTTTATACCTGTCAGGCTGCGGCTAATGTGATGAAGGAAAATAAGGCTGGTCATATCTGTAATGTGGTGGGAATTTTAGGTAAGCATTCTATGGCTATGGCTGCCGCTTATTGTGCTTCTAAATACGGGGTGGTCGGTTTTAGTAAATGTTTGGCCGATGAGTTAAAACGCTATGGTATTAAAATGACTTTATTCTATTTTGGTGGTGTTGATACTCCTTTTTGGGATCAGGTGAGCTTAAAAGTTGATCGCACTAAAATGTTAACCGCTCAAACCGCCGCCGATGCTATCTATTTTGCCATGAATGCTGAACCCCAAGCCGTCCCCATGGAAATTAATATTCAACCCGATAGTCATCTCTTTTTTTAG
- a CDS encoding histidine triad nucleotide-binding protein yields MSETIFSKIIRKEIPASIVYEDDLVLAFRDVNPQAPTHILIIPKKPIPKLEEASDSDRDLLGHLLLTVKKVAAEAKLSQGYRVVINNGEHGGQTVDHLHVHLLGDRPMTWPPG; encoded by the coding sequence ATGAGCGAGACTATTTTTAGCAAAATTATCCGTAAAGAAATTCCAGCCTCGATCGTTTATGAAGATGATCTGGTTCTCGCTTTTCGAGATGTTAATCCCCAAGCACCCACCCATATCCTCATTATCCCCAAAAAACCGATTCCGAAACTAGAGGAAGCCAGCGACAGCGATCGCGATTTATTGGGACATTTGTTACTAACTGTTAAAAAAGTGGCCGCCGAAGCCAAATTAAGTCAAGGTTATCGAGTGGTGATCAATAATGGGGAACATGGGGGTCAAACCGTCGATCATCTTCATGTCCATCTCTTAGGCGATCGCCCAATGACCTGGCCTCCGGGTTAA
- a CDS encoding retropepsin-like aspartic protease family protein, translating into MNRSISAIALASTLLLFPFTAATLAQSECFLQRADGQHIDLSRLCGGSSRNRKNSPQVYQLPIQRRVNGIPTVMVVFNNRHYYEMLFDTGASSIVLTDAMAKAMKVKREREVINNTAGGVVTGYLGRINSVKAGEMTLYNQIVNISPQMEGLGLLGQTFFGSYDVTIKKDVIELRYRS; encoded by the coding sequence ATGAATAGGTCTATTTCTGCGATCGCATTAGCCAGCACTTTGCTGTTATTTCCCTTCACCGCTGCGACTCTCGCTCAATCGGAATGCTTTCTCCAAAGAGCAGATGGACAACACATAGATCTTAGCCGTCTCTGTGGCGGTTCATCCAGAAATAGGAAAAATTCCCCGCAAGTTTATCAGCTACCGATTCAACGCCGGGTTAACGGCATTCCCACGGTGATGGTAGTTTTTAATAACCGTCACTATTATGAAATGCTTTTTGATACGGGAGCTAGTTCGATCGTCCTCACCGATGCCATGGCAAAAGCGATGAAAGTCAAACGGGAAAGGGAAGTAATCAATAATACCGCCGGCGGTGTCGTTACTGGTTATCTTGGTCGCATTAATTCTGTTAAAGCTGGCGAGATGACTTTATATAATCAGATTGTTAATATTTCTCCCCAAATGGAAGGGTTAGGACTCTTGGGACAAACCTTTTTTGGTTCCTATGATGTCACGATCAAAAAAGATGTGATTGAATTACGTTATCGTTCATAG
- the hppD gene encoding 4-hydroxyphenylpyruvate dioxygenase, which yields MFIDHIHFYVESAKKWRDWFVGVMDFQAIASLVNLHTHTEIVGNGIQKDKTKQIIFILSSPLNSLSPVAEFLSKYPEGVVDVAFQVEDLDALARKIKQDIFIQETAFSRGKIKSCQISSIADLKHTLIERQGITPILADPNLIEYDIKQQYNQDILAIDHLVLNVFQGNLELTANWYEENLGFKKRQTFTIKTERSGLYSQVLVHPETELKLPINEPDSNSSQIQEFLDINQKSGIQHIALKTENIVKLTQKLREKKVEFLSVPDSYYQQINYQKKAFNIADWEWSEIKKREILIDFEQNSHSLQEKPTLLQIFTKPIFSQPTFFFELIERRHAARGFGEGNFRALFEAIEREQIQRGTLD from the coding sequence ATGTTTATTGATCATATTCATTTTTATGTAGAATCGGCTAAAAAATGGCGGGATTGGTTTGTGGGGGTGATGGATTTTCAGGCGATCGCAAGTTTAGTTAATCTCCACACACACACGGAAATAGTCGGCAATGGCATCCAAAAAGATAAAACTAAACAGATTATTTTTATCTTATCTTCTCCCTTAAATTCCCTTAGTCCCGTGGCGGAATTTTTAAGTAAATATCCTGAAGGGGTGGTAGATGTGGCTTTTCAAGTGGAGGATTTAGACGCTTTAGCTAGGAAAATTAAACAGGATATTTTTATTCAGGAAACTGCTTTTTCTAGGGGGAAGATAAAAAGCTGTCAAATCTCTAGCATTGCTGATCTCAAACATACGTTAATTGAAAGACAGGGAATCACGCCAATTTTAGCCGATCCTAATCTGATTGAGTATGATATTAAGCAGCAATATAATCAGGATATTCTGGCAATTGATCATTTAGTTTTAAATGTTTTTCAAGGGAATTTAGAGTTAACAGCCAATTGGTATGAGGAAAATTTAGGCTTTAAAAAAAGGCAAACTTTTACTATTAAAACGGAGCGTTCTGGTCTTTATTCTCAGGTACTTGTTCACCCCGAAACTGAATTAAAATTACCGATTAATGAGCCAGATAGTAACAGTTCTCAAATTCAAGAATTTTTAGATATTAATCAAAAATCTGGCATTCAACACATTGCTTTAAAAACGGAAAATATTGTAAAATTAACTCAGAAATTAAGAGAAAAAAAGGTAGAGTTTTTATCAGTTCCCGACAGTTATTATCAACAAATTAACTATCAAAAGAAAGCCTTTAATATTGCTGATTGGGAATGGTCAGAAATAAAAAAAAGGGAAATTCTCATCGATTTTGAACAAAATAGTCATTCCCTCCAGGAAAAGCCAACTTTACTGCAAATTTTCACTAAACCAATTTTTTCCCAGCCGACTTTCTTTTTTGAATTAATCGAGCGACGTCATGCCGCTAGAGGTTTTGGAGAAGGCAACTTCCGGGCCTTATTTGAAGCGATCGAACGGGAACAAATACAGCGAGGAACTTTAGATTAG